In Elusimicrobiota bacterium, a single genomic region encodes these proteins:
- a CDS encoding adenine phosphoribosyltransferase → MIRDVPDFPKKGIIFKDITPLLKDKDALKECIDKLTAAYKNKKIDKIVSMESRGFILGSALAYTLGCGFVPVRKKNKLPWQTVSVTYDLEYGTDTLEMHKDACAPGENVLIVDDVLATGGTAQAVTKMIEGLGAKVTGLCFLIELSFLNPRKKLEGREIFSLLTY, encoded by the coding sequence ATTATAAGAGATGTTCCTGATTTTCCAAAAAAAGGCATTATTTTTAAAGACATAACACCGCTTTTAAAGGACAAGGACGCTTTAAAAGAATGTATCGACAAACTTACAGCGGCCTACAAAAACAAAAAAATTGACAAAATTGTAAGCATGGAATCGAGAGGTTTTATTCTCGGCTCGGCTCTCGCTTACACGCTGGGATGCGGATTTGTGCCTGTACGCAAAAAAAATAAGCTTCCCTGGCAGACGGTAAGCGTTACTTACGACCTTGAATATGGAACAGATACTCTTGAAATGCACAAAGATGCCTGTGCTCCTGGAGAAAATGTTTTAATAGTTGACGATGTATTAGCCACCGGCGGGACAGCGCAGGCAGTTACGAAAATGATTGAGGGCCTTGGCGCAAAAGTAACAGGGCTTTGTTTTTTGATTGAACTCTCATTTTTAAACCCAAGAAAAAAACTGGAAGGCAGGGAAATCTTCTCTTTGCTCACCTATTAA
- a CDS encoding HU family DNA-binding protein translates to MNKKGLIEALTSVLSTKTEAKNATEKIFSTMQNALKSGEKVIVSGFGSFNIKLVRAKKMLNPKTRKVMLINPKKKVKFKPAKNLLI, encoded by the coding sequence ATGAACAAAAAAGGCCTTATCGAAGCTTTAACAAGTGTTTTAAGCACAAAGACTGAGGCAAAAAACGCTACAGAAAAGATTTTTTCCACTATGCAAAACGCTTTAAAATCAGGCGAAAAAGTCATCGTATCCGGATTCGGAAGCTTTAATATAAAACTTGTCCGCGCAAAAAAAATGCTTAATCCAAAGACTAGAAAAGTAATGCTTATAAATCCAAAGAAAAAAGTAAAATTCAAACCGGCAAAAAACCTTCTGATTTGA
- a CDS encoding RNA polymerase sigma factor RpoD/SigA — protein MKLGSSAGQYFKEVGDLAARNQVFNPKELWEKARKGNKKAEIALIENNLRLVFPIAKKYQKYGIELSDLIEEGNLGLIHAIKKFNPRRNTKFSTYAVYWIKQFIRKAVEENSKDIRIPTYIWENLRKWIKQWESLHAQFGRYPTVTEMTHKLNLSAKQIQNIIETIEMFHSIKSLETPIDENGELFVKDVITDKSLKTPDSVITSSKLHDDMLKALNKLNARERSILNMRYGLMDRQSFTLEEIGKKLKISKERVRQLEKRALYQLKWIAHKMNLV, from the coding sequence ATGAAACTAGGAAGCTCTGCCGGCCAGTATTTTAAAGAAGTAGGCGATCTGGCAGCAAGAAATCAGGTATTTAACCCAAAAGAGCTTTGGGAAAAAGCAAGAAAAGGCAATAAAAAAGCTGAAATAGCTTTAATTGAAAACAATTTAAGGCTTGTCTTCCCTATAGCTAAAAAATATCAAAAATACGGAATTGAATTATCGGACCTGATTGAAGAGGGAAACCTCGGGCTGATTCATGCCATAAAAAAATTCAATCCAAGAAGAAATACTAAATTTTCGACTTATGCCGTTTATTGGATAAAACAATTTATACGCAAAGCCGTTGAAGAAAATTCAAAAGATATCAGGATACCCACTTACATCTGGGAAAACCTGAGAAAGTGGATTAAACAATGGGAGTCTCTGCACGCCCAGTTCGGTAGATACCCTACTGTCACTGAAATGACCCATAAACTGAACCTTTCCGCAAAACAGATACAAAATATAATTGAAACTATAGAAATGTTCCATAGCATAAAATCCCTGGAAACCCCAATCGACGAGAATGGTGAATTGTTTGTAAAAGACGTAATTACCGACAAATCATTAAAAACACCGGACTCTGTGATAACTTCCTCCAAACTGCACGACGATATGTTAAAAGCGTTGAATAAACTTAATGCAAGAGAAAGGTCTATTTTGAATATGCGTTACGGCCTTATGGACAGGCAGAGCTTTACTCTAGAAGAAATAGGGAAAAAACTTAAAATATCTAAAGAACGCGTAAGACAGCTCGAAAAAAGGGCCCTTTATCAATTAAAGTGGATTGCCCATAAAATGAATCTAGTTTAA
- a CDS encoding tetratricopeptide repeat protein → MNKFETKSFSQVEIQKMAADSILWLKERWQSAASAAGIIIVFGALGIYFISNYNTTKKLSWEKISYAQGYASQGMTAQAMQILDDVISKYSNSDVGQYAKFAKADISFRAKNYNVAAGLYQEMINNNKSKDIILFAYSGLGYSKENMGDYQGAIASYKGFLEKYPNHYLAARIYDSLARVYLISGSSQLAKETYEKLMTLFPGTYWSAEVQKNFGAQPQTK, encoded by the coding sequence ATGAACAAATTTGAAACAAAAAGTTTTAGTCAGGTTGAAATTCAGAAAATGGCTGCAGACTCTATTCTCTGGCTTAAAGAACGCTGGCAGTCCGCTGCAAGCGCGGCAGGAATAATTATTGTTTTTGGCGCATTAGGGATCTATTTTATTTCCAATTACAATACTACGAAGAAACTCAGCTGGGAAAAAATTTCCTATGCGCAAGGTTATGCCTCCCAGGGCATGACAGCACAAGCGATGCAAATTTTGGACGATGTTATAAGCAAATACTCTAATTCAGACGTGGGCCAGTACGCTAAATTTGCAAAAGCAGACATTTCTTTCAGGGCAAAAAACTATAACGTGGCCGCAGGCCTTTATCAGGAAATGATTAACAACAATAAATCCAAGGACATCATCCTTTTTGCATATTCAGGCCTCGGGTATTCTAAAGAAAATATGGGGGATTATCAGGGCGCCATAGCGTCCTATAAAGGATTTTTAGAAAAATATCCTAACCATTACCTTGCCGCAAGAATTTATGATTCCCTGGCACGCGTATACCTTATAAGCGGATCTTCCCAACTGGCAAAAGAAACCTATGAAAAACTTATGACACTTTTCCCAGGGACCTATTGGTCAGCGGAAGTACAGAAAAATTTTGGGGCGCAACCGCAAACAAAATAA
- a CDS encoding MerR family transcriptional regulator: MDIILPDKEYFSIGDVSKITNLPQYVLRYWESEFAILKPQRRDSGHRKFTKKDITLINEIKELLYTKKFTIAGAKKHLASQKKDKTQQLQFELGESSIAIGLLKETKKTLQEVLKILK, translated from the coding sequence GTGGATATTATTCTTCCAGACAAAGAATATTTTTCGATAGGCGATGTTTCAAAAATTACGAATTTGCCCCAGTATGTCCTAAGATACTGGGAGAGCGAGTTTGCCATTTTAAAACCCCAGAGAAGGGATTCCGGCCACAGAAAATTTACAAAAAAAGATATAACTCTCATAAATGAAATAAAAGAACTGCTTTATACGAAAAAGTTTACAATTGCAGGAGCCAAGAAGCACCTGGCTTCCCAAAAGAAAGACAAAACACAGCAGTTACAGTTTGAATTGGGTGAATCCTCAATAGCTATCGGCTTATTGAAAGAAACGAAAAAAACCCTGCAGGAAGTTTTGAAAATTCTGAAATAA